One Microcebus murinus isolate Inina chromosome 10, M.murinus_Inina_mat1.0, whole genome shotgun sequence DNA segment encodes these proteins:
- the CAPZA3 gene encoding F-actin-capping protein subunit alpha-3, producing MSLSLLSRKEKERVIRRLLIQAPPGEFVNAFDDLCLLIRDEKLMHHQGECAGHQHCQKYSVPLRIDGNPVLLSHHNVMGNYRFFDYQSKLSFKFDLLQNQLRDIQSHGIIRNETEYLRTVVLCALKLYVSDHYPAGNCNVLRKTIKNREFLIACIEDHNYESGQCWNGLWKSKWIFQVNPFLTLVTGRIFVQAHFFRCVNLHVEISKDVKESLEIVNQAQLALSFARLVEDQENKFQAAVLEELQELSNEALRKILRRDLPVTRTLIDWQRILSDLNLVMYPKLGYVIYSRSVLCNWII from the coding sequence ATGTCACTTAGTTTGCTaagcaggaaggagaaagaaagagtaatTCGCAGACTGTTAATACAGGCTCCTCCAGGGGAATTTGTAAACGCCTTTGATGATCTCTGTCTGCTTATCCGTGATGAAAAACTTATGCACCATCAAGGTGAGTGTGCAGGCCACCAACACTGCCAAAAATATTCTGTGCCACTCCGCATCGATGGAAATCCAGTACTCTTGTCTCACCACAATGTAATGGGTAACTACCGGTTTTTTGACTATCAGAGCAAACTTTCTTTCAAATTTGACCTGCTTCAAAATCAGTTAAGAGACATCCAAAGTCACGGTATCATTCGGAATGAGACAGAATACCTGAGAACTGTTGTTCTGTGTGCCTTAAAACTGTATGTGAGTGATCACTACCCAGCAGGAAATTGCAACGTGCTGAGAAAAACTATCAAAAATAGGGAGTTCTTGATAGCTTGCATTGAGGATCACAACTATGAATCAGGACAATGCTGGAATGGTCTTTGGAAATCTAAATGGATTTTCCAGGTGAACCCTTTTCTAACGTTAGTGACTGGAAGAATTTTTGTGCAAGCTCACTTCTTCAGGTGTGTCAACCTTCATGTTGAAATCTCCAAGGATGTGAAAGAAAGCTTGGAAATAGTCAACCAAGCTCAGCTGGCTCTAAGTTTTGCAAGGCTTGTGGAAGaccaagagaataaatttcaagCTGCGGTCCTAGAAGAACTACAGGAGCTATCAAACGAAGCCCTGAGAAAAATTCTACGAAGGGATCTTCCAGTGACCCGCACTCTTATTGACTGGCAGAGGATACTCTCTGACTTGAATCTGGTGATGTATCCTAAATTAGGATATGTCATTTATTCAAGAAGTGTGTTGTGCAACTGGATAATATAA